The Carassius carassius chromosome 2, fCarCar2.1, whole genome shotgun sequence genome has a segment encoding these proteins:
- the LOC132099173 gene encoding group 3 secretory phospholipase A2-like encodes MSLHLQDTRIGSLFHAVSLLVVVCCCSAVTVQKPAPFCILISSEQRSSQVSFLIHSSDTSASPLFYWSKWTSEKRLEGCFRSSDGTLVARYRSLCRQERARDDEKPMHFISALLEDASLCQMNMHINFTLHKEDIYQGQQMDSRAKSRQKRAWVFTGTLWCGRGTSDSDYEQLGMFVHTDRCCRDHDHCELIIRSFSVDFSVFNPTLFTLSHCDCDRR; translated from the exons ATGTCACTACATCTGCAAGATACACGGATCGGAAGTCTGTTTCATGCTGTCAGTCTTTTAGTAGTGGTATGCTGTTGCAGTGCTGTAACAGTTCAGAAACCTGCACCATTTTGCATCCTCATCAGTTCAGAACAGAGGAGTTCTCAGGTGAGCTTTCTCATCCACTCATCGGACACTTCCGCATCTCCTCTCTTTTACTGGAGCAAGTGGACTTCAGAGAAACGTCTCGAAGGTTGTTTCAGGAGTAGCGACGGGACACTGGTTGCGCGTTATCGGTCACTCTGCCGTCAAGAGCGCGCGCGGGACGATGAGAAACCAATGCACTTCATAAGCGCGCTGCTGGAAGATGCCAGTCTGTGTCAAATGAACATGCATATCAATTTCACTTTGCACAAAGAAGACATATATCAAGGCCAGCAGATGGATTCAAGAGCAAAAAGTCGCCAAAAACGCGCGTGGGTTTTCACGGGAACACTTTGGTGTGGACGTGGCACCAGCGACAGTGACTATGAACAGCTGG GTATGTTTGTGCACACAGATCGATGCTGTCGAGATCATGATCACTGTGAACTCATCATCCGCTCGTTCTCTGTGGACTTCAGCGTGTTCAACCCCACTCTGTTCACTCTCTCTCACTGTGACTGTGACCGCAGATGA